One Oryza brachyantha chromosome 3, ObraRS2, whole genome shotgun sequence DNA segment encodes these proteins:
- the LOC102722468 gene encoding quinone oxidoreductase 1-like isoform X2: protein MTYAAVLHRLYHSPSPLTLVASPPPLSPPPPPTTTPRSRCSCSKGVEMAAVKAIRVHELGGPEVMRWEQVEVGEPKDGEIRIKNTAIGVNFIDVYFREGVYSAPLPFVPGMEAVGVVTAVGPGLTGRKVGDVVAYAGTPMGSYAQEQIIPASVAVPLPPSIDHNTAAAILLKGMTAHVLLRRVVKVQSGDWVLVHAAAGGVGSLLCQWANALGATVIGTVSNEEKAAQAAQDGCQHVIIYTKEDVVTRVKEFTAGKGVNVVYDSVGKDTYKASVECLATRGMLVSFGQSSGKPDPIPLSDLAAKSLFLTRPSMLHYTATREELLESAGEVFANVGSGVLRIRVNHTYPLSQAARAHADLQDRKTSGSILLIPDDS from the exons ATGACGTACGCCGCCGTGCTCCATCGTCTCTATcattctccctctcccctgaCCCTGGTGGCtagtcctcctcctctctcaccaccaccaccaccaaccacCACCCCGCGCTCCCGCTGCTCCTGCTCCAAGGGAGTGGAGATGGCGGCGGTCAAGGCCATCAGGGTGCACGAGCTTGGCGGCCCCGAG GTGATGAGATGGGAGCAAGTGGAGGTCGGCGAGCCCAAGGATGGCGAGATCCGGATCAAGAACACCGCCATCGGCGTCAACTTCATCGACGTCTACTTCCGCGAGGGGGTCTACTCCGCTCCCCTGCCCTTCGTCCCTG GGATGGAGGCTGTTGGCGTGGTGACTGCGGTAGGGCCTGGGCTCACTGGCAGGAAGGTTGGGGACGTCGTTGCGTATGCCGGCACCCCCATGGGTTCTTACGCTCAAGAGCAGATTATTCCAGCCAGCGTCGCTGTTCCCCTTCCTCCTTCAATCGATCACAACACGGCAGCCGCTATACTGCTCAAGGGCATGACTGCTCACGTTTTACTTCGCCGTGTTGTCAAG GTCCAGAGTGGCGATTGGGTTCTGGTCcacgctgctgctggtggagTTGGGTCACTCCTTTGTCAATGGGCAAATGCCCTTGGTGCCACTGTCATCGGGACTGTTTCGAATGAAGAGAAGGCTGCACAGGCAGCTCAAGATGGATGCCAACATGTCATCATTTACACAAAGGAAGATGTTGTAACAAGAGTCAAGGAGTTTACAGCTGGGAAAGGTGTGAATGTGGTCTATGATTCTGTTGGGAAGGATACGTACAAG GCTTCGGTGGAATGCTTGGCGACCCGTGGTATGCTGGTGTCGTTTGGGCAGTCGTCAGGTAAGCCTGACCCCATTCCGCTGAGCGATCTGGCAGCCAAATCGCTGTTCCTGACGAGGCCCAGCATGCTGCATTACACGGCTACTCGCGAGGAGTTGCTGGAATCGGCTGGCGAGGTGTTCGCCAACGTTGGAAGCGGGGTGTTGCGCATCCGTGTGAACCACACGTATCCATTGTCTCAGGCTGCTCGCGCTCATGCTGATCTCCAGGACAGGAAGACCTCCGGCTCCATTTTGCTCATCCCAGATGACTCTTAA
- the LOC121053856 gene encoding uncharacterized protein LOC121053856 produces the protein MADDDDAAATAAAAQEAEVRAEAERRTEAARLRAAALDKFEAAHETIWAQATAVVNVKALIPIILDKVTNSYTKWRGMFLTVLGKYALAPHVLEDELHPDRPVWVQTDCVVLSWIFATVSSDLQQSLMLRQRRAREAWCYLEDEFLGQKESRAILLETQFRNLRQDSMTITDYCRKLETMAASLAEFGDPIGDRQLVFTLLRGLSGKFRHMVSILKLQRPFPSFAEARTHLLLEEIDIDARPPSPPAALIASSPTPPAGGPGRQAPATGPPRTGQHSQAGGQPGGQRNGRRRGKGGRGQGHQPGAGQGGQGSSTGGYGAPGHGASAGQGGVHGVHPSCTVCTLQMWPYGGRPPPAPPAFAAVPQYGAPFGGASSGGFYSPGSSYPFTYGGGSAPSTPTFQGAPYQLQAAPWNPAHGGAWNQDSLVQNFNTMTLHPPAPSEWYADSGAGSHMTADAGFGNQERDRQVQ, from the exons AtggcggacgacgacgacgcggctgCCACCGCAGCGGCGGCACAGGAGGCCGAAGTCCGCGCCGAGGCCGAGCGCCGCACTGAAGCGGCGCGCCTCCGCGCTGCAGCCCTCGACAAGTTCGAGGCCGCCCATGAGACCATCTGGGCGCaggccaccgccgtcgtcaaCGTCAAGGCGCTGATCCCCATCATCCTCGACAAAGTGACCAACAGCTACACCAAATGGCGGGGCATGTTCCTCACCGTGCTCGGCAAATATGCCCTCGCCCCGCACGTGCTCGAGGACGAACTGCACCCCGACCGTCCGGTTTGGGTCCAGACTGATTGTGTTGTGCTGTCATGGATTTTCGCCACCGTCTCCAGCGACCTACAGCAGTCGCTCATGCTTCGCCAACGCCGTGCACGCGAGGCATGGTGCTACCTCGAGGACGAATTCCTCGGCCAGAAGGAGTCTCGTGCCATTCTCCTGGAGACGCAATTCCGCAACCTTCGTCAAGACTCCATGACGATCACTGATTACTGCCGCAAGCTGGAGACCATGGCTGCATCTCTTGCTGAATTCGGTGATCCCATCGGTGATCGCCAGCTGGTCTTCACTCTCCTTCGCGGCCTCAGTGGTAAGTTCCGCCACATGGTGTCTATACTGAAGCTGCAGCGTCCGTTCCCGTCGTTCGCCGAGGCCCGGACTCACCTGCTCCTCGAGGAGATCGACATCGACGCTCGCCCACCGTCTCCACCTGCGGCCCTCATCGCCTCGTCGCCCACGCCACCGGCTGGTGGCCCCGGCCGCCAGGCGCCGGCCACTGGTCCTCCGCGCACCGGCCAGCACAGCCAGGCTGGCGGCCAGCCAGGCGGCCAACGCAacggccgccggcgtggcAAGGGTGGCCGCGGACAGGGCCACCAGCCCGGTGCTGGTCAGGGTGGCCAAGGCTCCTCTACAGGCGGTTACGGCGCCCCTGGCCACGGCGCATCCGCTGGCCAGGGTGGCGTGCACGGTGTGCACCCCTCTTGCACGGTGTGCACGCTCCAGATGTGGCCGTACGGTGGCCGCccaccaccagcaccaccGGCCTTCGCTGCTGTCCCGCAGTACGGCGCACCTTTTGGTGGTGCGTCCAGCGGCGGTTTCTACAGCCCCGGCTCCAGCTACCCGTTCACCTACGGGGGAGGATCAGCGCCCTCGACACCGACATTTCAGGGGGCACCATATCAGCTGCAGGCTGCCCCCTGGAACCCGGCACATGGAGGCGCATGGAACCAGGACTCCTTGGTGCAGAATTTCAACACCATGACGCTCCACCCCCCGGCACCTTCGGAATGGTACGCCGACTCTGGTGCAGGCTCGCATATGACTGCGGATGCTG GATTTGGAAACCAGGAACGTGATCGCCAGGTGCAATAG
- the LOC102722468 gene encoding quinone oxidoreductase 1-like isoform X1, with protein MTYAAVLHRLYHSPSPLTLVASPPPLSPPPPPTTTPRSRCSCSKGVEMAAVKAIRVHELGGPEVMRWEQVEVGEPKDGEIRIKNTAIGVNFIDVYFREGVYSAPLPFVPGMEAVGVVTAVGPGLTGRKVGDVVAYAGTPMGSYAQEQIIPASVAVPLPPSIDHNTAAAILLKGMTAHVLLRRVVKVFSPFISLTTPDGSCTYDHVQSGDWVLVHAAAGGVGSLLCQWANALGATVIGTVSNEEKAAQAAQDGCQHVIIYTKEDVVTRVKEFTAGKGVNVVYDSVGKDTYKASVECLATRGMLVSFGQSSGKPDPIPLSDLAAKSLFLTRPSMLHYTATREELLESAGEVFANVGSGVLRIRVNHTYPLSQAARAHADLQDRKTSGSILLIPDDS; from the exons ATGACGTACGCCGCCGTGCTCCATCGTCTCTATcattctccctctcccctgaCCCTGGTGGCtagtcctcctcctctctcaccaccaccaccaccaaccacCACCCCGCGCTCCCGCTGCTCCTGCTCCAAGGGAGTGGAGATGGCGGCGGTCAAGGCCATCAGGGTGCACGAGCTTGGCGGCCCCGAG GTGATGAGATGGGAGCAAGTGGAGGTCGGCGAGCCCAAGGATGGCGAGATCCGGATCAAGAACACCGCCATCGGCGTCAACTTCATCGACGTCTACTTCCGCGAGGGGGTCTACTCCGCTCCCCTGCCCTTCGTCCCTG GGATGGAGGCTGTTGGCGTGGTGACTGCGGTAGGGCCTGGGCTCACTGGCAGGAAGGTTGGGGACGTCGTTGCGTATGCCGGCACCCCCATGGGTTCTTACGCTCAAGAGCAGATTATTCCAGCCAGCGTCGCTGTTCCCCTTCCTCCTTCAATCGATCACAACACGGCAGCCGCTATACTGCTCAAGGGCATGACTGCTCACGTTTTACTTCGCCGTGTTGTCAAGGTCTTCTCTCCTTTCATTTCCCTCACTACTCCAGACGGGAGTTGTACTTATGatcat GTCCAGAGTGGCGATTGGGTTCTGGTCcacgctgctgctggtggagTTGGGTCACTCCTTTGTCAATGGGCAAATGCCCTTGGTGCCACTGTCATCGGGACTGTTTCGAATGAAGAGAAGGCTGCACAGGCAGCTCAAGATGGATGCCAACATGTCATCATTTACACAAAGGAAGATGTTGTAACAAGAGTCAAGGAGTTTACAGCTGGGAAAGGTGTGAATGTGGTCTATGATTCTGTTGGGAAGGATACGTACAAG GCTTCGGTGGAATGCTTGGCGACCCGTGGTATGCTGGTGTCGTTTGGGCAGTCGTCAGGTAAGCCTGACCCCATTCCGCTGAGCGATCTGGCAGCCAAATCGCTGTTCCTGACGAGGCCCAGCATGCTGCATTACACGGCTACTCGCGAGGAGTTGCTGGAATCGGCTGGCGAGGTGTTCGCCAACGTTGGAAGCGGGGTGTTGCGCATCCGTGTGAACCACACGTATCCATTGTCTCAGGCTGCTCGCGCTCATGCTGATCTCCAGGACAGGAAGACCTCCGGCTCCATTTTGCTCATCCCAGATGACTCTTAA
- the LOC102703853 gene encoding hexose carrier protein HEX6-like, whose product MAIGAFVEGGGAGYSGRVTPFVVLSCIVAGSGGILFGYDLGVSGGVTSMEPFLKKFFPDVYHQMKGDKNVSNYCRFDSELLTVFTSSLYIAGLVATLCASSVTRRFGRRASILIGGSVFVAGSVFGGAAVNIYMLLLNRILLGIGLGFTNQSIPLYLSEMAPPQHRGAINNGFELCISIGILIANLINYGVDKIEGGWGWRISLSLAAVPAAFLTVGAVFLPETPSFVIQRGGDVDEARALLRRLRGTDGVQKELDDLVAASEVSKTIRHPLRNMLRRRYRPQLVIAVLVPFFNQVTGINVINFYAPVMFRTIGLRESASLMSAVVTRVCATVANVVAMAVVDRFGRRKLLLVGGVQMVVSQVMVGAILASKFKEHGGMEKEYAYLVLTVMCVFVAGFAWSWGPLTYLVPAEICPLEVRSAGQSIVIAVIFLLTFVIGQTFLAMLCHLKFATFFLFGGWVCTMTLFVFFFLPETKQLPMEQMDQLWRTHWFWKRIVGPLQSQPQPAPAPAAASSSLELQQQHQQASSHRSQ is encoded by the exons ATGGCCATCGGAGCATTCGTGGAAGGCGGAGGCGCCGGCTACAGCGGCCGCGTGACGCCCTTCGTGGTGCTCTCCTGCATcgtcgccggcagcggcggcatcCTCTTCGGCTACGACCTCGGCGTATCAG gtggGGTTACGTCGATGGAGCCGTTCCTGAAGAAGTTCTTCCCGGATGTGTACCATCAGATGAAGGGGGACAAAAACGTGAGCAACTACTGCCGCTTCGACAGCGAGCTCCTCACCGTCTTCACATCCTCTCTCTACATCGCCGGCCTTGTCGCCACCCTCTGCGCCTCCTCCGTCACCCGCCGCTtcggccgccgcgcctccaTTCTCATCGGCGGTTCCGTCTTCGTCGCCGGCTCCGTcttcggcggcgccgctgTCAACATTTACATGTTGCTCCTCAACAGGATCCTGCTTGGCATTGGACTCGGTTTCACCAACCAG TCGATCCCGCTGTATCTGTCGGAGATGGCGCCTCCGCAGCACCGTGGCGCCATCAACAACGGGTTCGAGCTGTGCATCAGCATCGGCATCCTCATCGCCAACCTCATCAACTACGGCGTCGACAAGATCGAGGGCGGGTGGGGGTGGAGGATCTCCCTGTCGCTGGCCGCCGTCCCAGCCGCCTTCCTCACCGTGGGCGCCGTCTTCCTGCCGGAGACGCCGAGCTTCGTCatccagcgcggcggcgacgtggacGAGGCTCGggcgctgctgcggcggctgcgTGGCACGGACGGGgtgcagaaggagctggacgacctggtggcggcgagcgaggTGTCCAAGACGATCCGGCACCCGCTGCGGAACATGCTGCGTCGGAGGTACAGGCCGCAGCTGGTGATCGCGGTGTTGGTGCCATTCTTCAACCAGGTGACGGGGATCAACGTCATAAACTTCTACGCGCCGGTGATGTTCCGGACGATCGGGCTAAGGGAGAGCGCGTCGCTGAtgtcggcggtggtgacgcgcgTGTGCGCGACGGTGGCGAACGtggtggcgatggcggtggTGGACAGGTTCGGGAGGAGgaagctgctgctggtgggaGGGGTGCAGATGGTGGTGTCGCAGGTGATGGTGGGGGCGATCCTGGCGAGCAAGTTCAAGGAGCATGGCGGGATGGAGAAGGAGTACGCCTACCTGGTGCTCACCGTCATGTGCGTCTTCGTCGCCGGCTTCGCCTGGTCCTGGGGCCCCCTCACCTACCTTGTCCCCGCCGAGATCTGCCCCCTCGAGGTCCGCTCCGCCGGCCAGAGCATCGTCATCGCCGtcatcttcctcctcaccTTCGTCATCGGCCAGACCTTCCTCGCCATGCTCTGCCACCTCAAGTTCGCCACCTTCTTCCTCTTCGGCGGCTGGGTCTGCACCATGACGctcttcgtcttcttcttccttccggAGACCAAGCAGCTGCCCATGGAGCAGATGGACCAGCTCTGGAGGACGCACTGGTTCTGGAAGAGGATCGTCGGCCCCCTTCAATCTCAACCTCAACCTGCACCTgcacctgctgctgcttcttcttcccttGAGctacagcagcagcatcaacaGGCATCATCGCATCGATCACAATAA
- the LOC102722191 gene encoding uncharacterized protein LOC102722191 yields the protein MAMAMAMAMAMQRIVVMRHGDRVDHAEPLWPANSPRPWDPPLTDAGLLRAWTVGKRIRSAAAADGFQIHRVLVSPFFRCLQTASQAVTALCALPDDNALLDLHSTANLPLDPSRIKVSIEYGLSEMMNAQAMGLLVSQVAPSIDKWFPDLSQLEAALPAGTIDHSVEPLYREVPKWGESVSEARSRYASVIKALADKYPDENLLLVTHGEGVGASVSFFEPGAEIYEVEYCAYSVLGRQQQQKAELKLGAEEEGLTNLTVLSTSGPTGIHYYYTTRAL from the exons atggcgatggcgatggcgatggcgatggcgatgcaGCGGATAGTGGTGATgcggcacggcgaccgcgTCGACCACGCGGAGCCCTTGTGGCCCGCAAACAGTCCGCGCCCCTGGGACCCTCCCCTCACcgacgccggcctcctccgcgcctGGACCGTCGGCAAGCGCATCcgctccgccgctgccgccgacggCTTCCAAATCCACCGCGTCCTCGTCTCCCCCTTCTTCCGCTGCCTCCAGACCGCCTCCCAGGCCGTCACCGCGCTCTGCGCCCTCCCCGACGACAATGCCCTGCTCGACCTCCACTCCACCGCCAATCTCCCCCTCGACCCCTCCCGCATCAAG GTTTCAATTGAATATGGGTTGTCCGAGATGATGAATGCTCAAGCAATGGGCCTTCTTGTTAGCCAGGTTGCTCCCAGCATTGACAAGTGGTTTCCTGATTTGTCACAACTGGAAGCTGCTCTGCCTGCTGGTACTATTGACCACTCTGTCGAGCCACTCTACCGGGAG GTACCTAAATGGGGGGAATCTGTCTCGGAGGCAAGAAGCAGATATGCTAGTGTGATCAAGGCTCTTGCTGACAAATACCCTGACGAGAACTTACTTCTGGTGACGCATG GTGAGGGTGTTGGTGCGTCAGTGTCATTCTTTGAGCCGGGTGCGGAGATTTACGAGGTGGAGTATTGCGCCTACTCTGTCCTGggaaggcagcagcagcaaaaggCCGAGCTTAAACTAGGAGCTGAGGAGGAGGGCTTGACGAATCTTACAGTGCTGAGCACAAGTGGACCTACAGGCATACACTACTACTACACTACCCGAGCTTTATGA